From a region of the Candidatus Acidiferrales bacterium genome:
- a CDS encoding ATP-binding protein codes for MAQADCPNCEGTGWRIVERPDGNAEAQVFVPANSSRAGSAAGEPKTVWAVPCDCTAGDRRDRVLDRARLPRRYLHCNFESYDTDLDYRSGEAKAWNRSLAQAKVVVQAFARDFPVGTEHGLLLMGPCGVGKTHLAVAALEEIVQRGHSGLFYDYRELLKEIQDSYNPESNSTEMSVLDPVLKTEVLLLDDVGSSKPSPWALETVGHILNTRYNEHRVTLLTSNFLDKDFKRPAATLPSGEAIAVPGGDTLEDRVGMRIRSRLYEMCRTVEIVAPDYRKEVRHAGFHA; via the coding sequence ATGGCTCAAGCGGATTGCCCGAATTGCGAGGGGACCGGCTGGAGAATTGTCGAACGGCCGGATGGAAACGCTGAAGCGCAAGTTTTCGTACCAGCAAATAGCTCTCGTGCCGGTTCAGCTGCAGGTGAACCGAAGACGGTCTGGGCTGTCCCGTGTGACTGTACCGCCGGAGATCGCCGTGACCGCGTACTTGACCGCGCGCGGCTGCCACGGCGTTACCTGCACTGCAATTTTGAAAGCTACGACACAGACCTCGATTACCGGAGCGGCGAAGCCAAGGCATGGAATCGCAGCTTGGCGCAAGCGAAGGTTGTTGTGCAGGCGTTTGCCCGTGATTTTCCCGTGGGCACAGAGCATGGACTATTGTTAATGGGGCCATGCGGCGTGGGCAAGACGCATCTGGCGGTTGCGGCGCTCGAAGAAATCGTGCAACGAGGCCACTCTGGGCTTTTTTATGACTACCGCGAACTGCTAAAGGAAATTCAGGATAGTTACAATCCGGAGAGCAATTCGACGGAGATGAGCGTCCTCGATCCCGTGCTCAAAACAGAAGTCTTGTTGCTGGATGACGTAGGCTCTTCGAAGCCTTCGCCGTGGGCGCTCGAGACCGTTGGACACATTCTCAATACGCGCTATAACGAACACCGCGTGACGCTCTTGACGTCAAACTTCCTGGATAAGGATTTTAAACGGCCGGCTGCCACTCTGCCTTCAGGGGAGGCCATTGCTGTGCCCGGCGGCGATACGCTCGAAGATCGCGTCGGAATGCGCATTCGCTCGCGGCTCTACGAAATGTGCCGCACAGTCGAAATTGTCGCGCCGGATTACCGCAAGGAAGTCCGTCACGCGGGTTTTCACGCATAG
- a CDS encoding RNA-binding protein, whose translation MKSLFVGNLNFQTTENELRELFAPFGQVARVHIAKDRETGRARGFAFIEMPNDAEASAAIQGLDGKEVGGRNLKVNEARPKGEAGPKRGGGFNKGGGNRGGGNRGGGGKDRFSTEDYRDSARQPREPRW comes from the coding sequence ATGAAGAGTCTGTTTGTTGGCAACTTGAACTTTCAGACGACCGAAAATGAATTGCGCGAGCTTTTTGCTCCCTTCGGACAGGTGGCGCGCGTGCACATCGCCAAGGATCGTGAAACGGGACGCGCGCGCGGCTTTGCATTTATCGAGATGCCCAATGATGCGGAAGCATCTGCCGCGATCCAAGGCCTCGATGGAAAAGAAGTCGGGGGCAGAAATTTGAAGGTTAACGAAGCGCGCCCCAAGGGTGAAGCCGGCCCCAAGCGCGGCGGCGGATTTAACAAAGGTGGCGGGAACCGTGGCGGAGGAAATCGTGGCGGAGGCGGAAAAGATCGTTTTTCGACCGAAGATTATCGCGACTCCGCACGCCAGCCTCGCGAGCCTCGCTGGTAA
- a CDS encoding helix-turn-helix transcriptional regulator translates to MARPRKRAKAGYMISAVAELYKLHPQTLRLYERVGLLKPSRSQGNTRLYTDQDLERLEVILTLTRELGVNLAGIEIILNMRDKMSEMQHQMEAFIGFVRGELAKGFSAEDRRAMRNAIVRAIPPKAIHIEK, encoded by the coding sequence ATGGCGCGTCCGAGAAAAAGGGCCAAGGCTGGATACATGATCAGCGCCGTTGCGGAACTGTATAAGCTTCATCCGCAAACGCTGCGCCTCTACGAACGCGTGGGTCTGCTGAAACCGTCACGTTCGCAGGGCAACACGCGCCTTTACACCGATCAAGATCTCGAACGACTCGAAGTGATTTTGACGCTCACTCGTGAGCTCGGAGTGAATCTCGCGGGAATCGAAATCATCCTCAACATGCGCGACAAAATGTCAGAGATGCAGCATCAGATGGAGGCCTTTATCGGGTTCGTGCGCGGCGAACTGGCCAAAGGCTTTAGCGCCGAAGATCGCCGCGCAATGCGCAATGCCATTGTCCGCGCCATTCCGCCGAAGGCTATTCACATCGAGAAGTAG
- a CDS encoding M1 family aminopeptidase: MFGRFLIIAGFFLVNGATSAMQAPPMPQTQTSEELYQSLSTVQVDPSRIYAVRDLTLRRDGVALTLGDGKFAFLMAVDGRVTGAVFLGRGHFFALPPNAAERASVFRFLKVPLIDLDISQAYLRFDDSFRKEIERELADQKATASNDPEFVRTWAPIVAKLNPGLTLRAMEDWLSASPKPYFYAALSSETMDPFDAYVDEQRADTVTIGQVRDANGASYLDTWSAFAAPNLPAPLAEFTPLDYGIDTTINDDLSLSGTTEIHLRIHGNYERMLELELSRSLRVQSVTDSAGQKLPFFQNQDLSRQEIARRGNDALFVVLPAEAPPNDEYRLRVTYSGTVIEDAGNGVFFVGDRGSWYARVAGQQLFVPYDLKFRWPKHLTLVATGQQIETADEGSARTGHWHTSSPVAVVGFNLGDYASLTVPGNPAINLFANHDLEQAIVNRLQQNSTDRLLPGQIQQSIDATGTQGLLPNPAGVLKDLGKSLAGSVDYYEKLDGPFPFPELDVSQIPGSFGQGWPGLLYLTTLVFLPPQAQQQAGLAVEAQEEVQRLVPYHEVAHQWWGNVVDAASYRDVWLEEAVADYLSLMYDESRHPGKHSMDRWLSIYRDALLAKVPSGEETIEQAGPLDFGYRVDSSRSPDAYNTIIYDKGAWVIHMLRMMLRDPHARNPDARFAELLRNVLEKYRFQPLSTEQFEEEVNHVMTRSMDLENDHSVDWFFDEWVRSTGIPEYSATFHVRPRGDQFEIEGTLQQDGVPGAFTESVPIYETLANPRTKETIYLGNVVTTGSSTDFRFESRVRPQKLAIDPEHTILCRTK; encoded by the coding sequence ATGTTCGGCAGGTTCCTAATCATCGCGGGATTTTTTCTTGTCAATGGCGCCACGTCCGCGATGCAGGCTCCTCCGATGCCACAAACGCAGACTTCGGAGGAGCTCTATCAATCGTTGAGCACGGTCCAGGTGGATCCGTCGCGCATCTATGCAGTTCGAGACTTGACGCTGCGCCGCGATGGCGTGGCGCTCACTTTAGGGGATGGCAAGTTTGCTTTCTTGATGGCCGTCGACGGCCGCGTTACAGGAGCCGTTTTCCTTGGCCGAGGGCATTTCTTCGCGCTGCCGCCCAATGCCGCCGAGCGAGCCTCTGTATTTCGTTTTTTGAAAGTCCCCTTGATCGATCTGGACATTTCGCAGGCCTACCTGCGTTTCGATGATAGCTTCCGCAAGGAAATCGAGCGCGAGTTGGCGGACCAAAAGGCTACTGCGTCGAACGATCCTGAATTCGTGCGAACATGGGCGCCCATCGTGGCAAAACTAAATCCGGGATTGACACTTCGCGCGATGGAGGACTGGCTTTCGGCCTCGCCGAAACCTTATTTCTATGCCGCGCTAAGCTCAGAAACGATGGATCCTTTTGATGCCTATGTGGACGAGCAGCGCGCCGACACGGTGACCATTGGCCAAGTCCGCGACGCAAATGGCGCTTCTTATCTCGACACATGGAGCGCATTTGCCGCTCCAAATCTTCCCGCTCCGCTTGCTGAATTCACGCCCTTGGACTATGGGATAGACACAACGATCAACGACGACCTGAGCCTCTCAGGCACAACCGAAATTCATCTGAGGATTCATGGCAATTACGAGCGCATGCTCGAATTGGAGCTTTCACGGTCCTTGCGAGTACAGAGCGTCACGGATTCCGCCGGTCAGAAACTACCGTTTTTCCAGAACCAGGATTTGAGCCGTCAGGAAATCGCCCGAAGAGGAAACGATGCGCTATTCGTCGTATTGCCGGCCGAGGCCCCGCCCAACGATGAATATCGCCTCCGCGTAACATACTCGGGAACCGTGATTGAGGATGCCGGCAATGGAGTGTTTTTCGTTGGCGATCGCGGGAGCTGGTATGCGCGCGTGGCCGGACAGCAATTATTCGTGCCTTACGACTTGAAGTTCCGCTGGCCAAAGCATCTGACACTCGTTGCCACGGGGCAACAAATAGAAACGGCAGACGAAGGCTCAGCCCGCACGGGCCATTGGCATACATCTTCTCCTGTTGCTGTCGTAGGATTTAATTTGGGCGATTATGCCTCCCTGACTGTTCCTGGCAACCCGGCAATCAATCTTTTCGCAAACCACGATCTCGAGCAGGCGATCGTAAATCGATTGCAGCAGAACTCGACCGATCGTTTGTTACCTGGCCAGATCCAGCAGTCGATTGACGCTACCGGCACTCAGGGCCTATTGCCCAATCCCGCCGGAGTGTTGAAGGACCTCGGTAAAAGTCTTGCGGGCTCCGTGGATTACTACGAAAAACTGGACGGCCCTTTCCCTTTCCCCGAACTGGACGTCTCCCAAATCCCCGGCTCTTTTGGCCAGGGCTGGCCTGGCCTTCTCTATTTGACGACACTGGTTTTCCTTCCGCCACAGGCTCAACAGCAGGCAGGATTGGCAGTGGAAGCGCAGGAAGAAGTGCAAAGACTGGTTCCTTACCACGAAGTCGCCCACCAGTGGTGGGGCAACGTCGTCGACGCGGCAAGCTACCGAGACGTCTGGCTGGAAGAGGCCGTGGCCGATTATTTGTCTCTGATGTATGACGAGAGCCGCCATCCGGGGAAACATTCCATGGACCGCTGGCTTTCCATCTATCGCGATGCGCTCCTCGCGAAAGTGCCCTCTGGCGAAGAAACAATCGAGCAGGCCGGCCCGCTTGATTTCGGATATCGCGTGGATTCCTCTAGATCGCCCGACGCCTACAACACAATCATCTACGACAAGGGCGCCTGGGTGATTCACATGCTTCGCATGATGCTGCGTGATCCTCACGCAAGGAATCCCGACGCCCGATTCGCGGAACTCCTGCGAAATGTTCTCGAAAAATATCGCTTCCAGCCGCTCTCGACTGAGCAATTCGAAGAAGAGGTTAATCATGTCATGACGCGGTCCATGGATCTTGAGAATGACCACTCCGTGGATTGGTTTTTCGACGAGTGGGTGCGCTCCACAGGAATTCCGGAATACAGCGCGACATTTCATGTACGTCCGCGGGGAGATCAATTCGAAATCGAGGGCACGTTGCAACAGGATGGCGTCCCAGGCGCGTTCACGGAATCAGTCCCGATCTACGAAACTCTGGCAAACCCGCGGACAAAGGAAACGATTTACCTCGGCAATGTGGTTACGACGGGAAGCTCGACGGACTTCCGCTTCGAATCGCGCGTGCGTCCCCAGAAACTTGCGATCGATCCCGAACACACGATTCTCTGCCGTACAAAATAA